Proteins from a single region of Runella sp. SP2:
- a CDS encoding ATP-binding protein: protein MKNYIKLFFFFVIAFYGFPKQGISQEIVLSEDQKIPKNITSSIEILKDSTGKLTLEQVAAMNFKKSPKDHIIFPYSDDIFWVRFSLKNTNATNKDWILVWTNPLVEQLDIYISDTTGQKFSHKQQKILTVEKEKKLIDQDPTFVVDLSPNQRKNIYVKVTSKRGHYMTLRLHSEKTYYKSKLEGYAGQSFFNGLVIFRLFLVLTLSLFIISNFAFRLYSLHTVIKTFAFWGYLNIAGPWFTDDPDVAKKIDFLFYNSVTLGGGIFVYFTQIKGKFSKIHTFIAMSIIGLTIFESIIVFVDYQWYWLKLGVYSIIISATYFSCLYLYSIVKKISIEKYYAIPFILGMISYALLYIRLLGWIEYEPVYSIAYLLFLGEIFVFVIFLGGIFRSAEQKLHFSIEQNSRLKELDNLKTSFFANISHEFRTPLTLILSPLKDLRREFPERDIFRLMQQNAERLLTLINQLLDLSKLEAGKMDMQLQRADLAQFLNYLFASFESLAQNKKILFQYEQSQLSYIADFDQDKVEKVVTNLLSNAFKFTPPSGRVQVRVDYQKTQLVLKVQDFGIGIDSQRLPRIFDRFYQADSGNNRTYEGTGIGLALVKELVQVMKGSIHVESKVGEGSVFTVMLPMLEESAAANNQVIVPINMPKEQTLLEEELLMETPTNDGKEVLLIVEDNPELRAYIREIFAPHYYLLEASDGQEGLEKAIEELPDVVICDLMMPRLDGFGLCKAIKQNELTNHIPIVMLTAKATLADRLEGLELGADDYLSKPFDREELQVRVRNLIKQRQVLLQKYTKDRASELAQQSQMEEEIALKNRISDEQFMQRCHEVLMQHLGESGFDVERFAEIMNVSSVQLRRKLKASTGQGVIEYLRNFRLERAAEMLANQTATVSEVAYKVGFESLSYFSKVFFEKYGKSPSEWL from the coding sequence ATGAAAAACTACATAAAGCTATTTTTCTTCTTTGTAATTGCGTTTTATGGCTTTCCTAAGCAGGGTATTTCTCAAGAAATTGTTTTGTCGGAAGACCAAAAGATTCCGAAAAACATTACTTCTTCCATTGAAATTTTAAAGGATTCGACGGGCAAACTGACGTTGGAACAAGTGGCAGCGATGAACTTCAAAAAGTCGCCCAAAGACCACATTATTTTTCCCTATTCTGATGATATATTCTGGGTGCGATTTTCCCTAAAAAATACCAATGCTACCAATAAAGACTGGATTTTGGTATGGACAAACCCTTTGGTGGAGCAGTTGGATATTTACATTTCGGATACGACGGGACAAAAATTTTCGCACAAACAACAGAAGATTTTGACGGTTGAGAAAGAGAAAAAACTCATCGATCAAGACCCGACCTTTGTCGTTGACCTTAGCCCCAACCAACGCAAAAACATTTACGTCAAAGTAACCAGCAAACGCGGCCACTATATGACTTTGCGGCTGCATTCAGAAAAAACATACTATAAATCAAAACTAGAGGGATATGCTGGCCAAAGTTTCTTCAACGGTTTGGTTATTTTTCGTTTGTTTTTGGTACTTACGCTTAGTTTGTTCATCATCAGCAATTTTGCATTTAGGCTATATTCGCTGCATACCGTCATCAAGACGTTTGCTTTTTGGGGGTATCTCAATATCGCTGGCCCGTGGTTTACGGACGACCCCGACGTTGCTAAAAAAATTGATTTTTTGTTCTACAACTCCGTGACTCTAGGCGGTGGAATCTTTGTGTATTTTACCCAAATCAAGGGGAAATTCTCGAAAATTCACACCTTCATCGCCATGAGCATTATTGGACTGACCATCTTCGAGAGTATCATTGTTTTTGTTGATTATCAGTGGTATTGGCTCAAGTTGGGGGTGTATAGCATCATCATTTCGGCGACCTATTTTTCTTGTTTGTACCTCTATTCCATCGTCAAAAAAATATCTATTGAAAAATACTACGCCATTCCTTTTATTTTGGGGATGATCAGCTACGCCCTGCTGTACATTCGACTGTTGGGCTGGATTGAATACGAACCCGTGTATTCGATTGCGTATTTGTTGTTTTTGGGGGAAATTTTCGTTTTTGTCATTTTCCTCGGGGGGATTTTTCGTTCTGCGGAGCAAAAACTTCATTTCAGCATTGAGCAAAACAGCCGTTTGAAAGAACTAGATAACCTCAAAACCAGCTTCTTCGCCAATATTTCCCACGAATTTCGGACGCCCCTGACGCTGATTTTGTCGCCTCTAAAAGACCTGCGGCGAGAGTTTCCAGAACGGGATATTTTTCGACTAATGCAGCAAAACGCCGAACGATTGTTGACGCTTATCAATCAATTATTGGATTTGAGCAAACTGGAGGCGGGAAAAATGGACATGCAGTTGCAAAGAGCCGACTTAGCTCAGTTTCTAAACTATTTGTTTGCTTCCTTTGAATCGCTCGCCCAAAACAAGAAAATTCTTTTTCAGTACGAGCAAAGTCAGTTGAGTTATATAGCTGATTTTGATCAAGATAAGGTTGAAAAAGTTGTGACGAACCTCCTCTCGAACGCGTTTAAGTTTACGCCCCCAAGTGGACGAGTACAGGTACGGGTCGATTACCAAAAAACGCAGCTTGTACTGAAAGTACAAGACTTTGGTATTGGGATTGACTCACAGCGTTTGCCACGCATATTTGACCGTTTTTACCAAGCCGATAGCGGCAATAACCGTACGTATGAAGGAACGGGCATTGGGCTGGCTTTGGTGAAGGAGTTGGTGCAAGTGATGAAAGGGAGCATCCATGTAGAAAGTAAAGTAGGTGAAGGCTCTGTTTTTACGGTGATGTTGCCGATGTTGGAAGAGAGTGCGGCAGCCAACAATCAGGTGATTGTACCCATAAATATGCCAAAGGAACAAACACTTTTGGAAGAAGAGTTACTTATGGAAACGCCCACCAATGATGGCAAAGAGGTGCTGTTGATTGTGGAAGATAACCCCGAACTGCGGGCCTACATACGGGAGATTTTTGCCCCCCATTACTATTTATTAGAAGCAAGTGACGGACAAGAAGGGTTGGAAAAAGCCATTGAAGAATTGCCCGACGTTGTTATTTGTGATTTGATGATGCCTCGGCTCGACGGTTTTGGGTTGTGCAAAGCCATAAAACAAAATGAACTCACGAATCATATTCCGATTGTGATGCTGACGGCCAAAGCTACCCTGGCCGACCGTTTGGAAGGCTTGGAACTTGGTGCTGACGATTATTTGTCGAAGCCTTTTGATCGGGAAGAGTTGCAGGTGAGGGTTCGGAATTTGATAAAACAACGCCAGGTTTTACTTCAAAAATATACGAAAGACAGGGCATCTGAATTGGCGCAGCAAAGCCAAATGGAGGAAGAAATAGCGCTTAAAAATCGCATCAGTGATGAGCAATTTATGCAACGCTGCCACGAAGTACTCATGCAACATTTGGGAGAAAGTGGCTTTGACGTGGAGCGTTTT